In Streptomyces sp. NBC_00569, a single genomic region encodes these proteins:
- a CDS encoding RNA-guided endonuclease InsQ/TnpB family protein translates to MKIVVQVKLLPASAHDADALAATLRACNRAANVASQVALRTGKDRRNVLQEAVYYRLKADFDLGAQPAVRVVKKVCDAYATLRANLKAGNYGREGSKRRVKTESKPIMFREDAAQPYDDRILTWNLDRWTVSIWTLAGRLKGVPFVCSPGAMKLLGSRKGESDLVMRDGMFFLIATIDVSDPEVYEPDGFLGVDLGIVNIATTSDGQIMSGRQVNRYRQRQRDLRTKLQKKRTKSAKRRLKNVRRREARYATQRNHIIAKKLVHTAQRTSRGVALEDLGGIRQRVTARKDQRARLHAWAFAQLGAFVEYKARRAGVPVVHVDPRNTSRQCSVCWHTHRTNRVDQARFACRSCGTVLHADHNGSRDIAHRGEAVWQRGAVKRPRTTAT, encoded by the coding sequence GTGAAGATTGTCGTGCAGGTGAAGCTGTTGCCTGCGTCCGCTCATGACGCGGACGCACTGGCAGCGACCCTGCGTGCCTGCAACCGGGCCGCGAACGTTGCGTCTCAGGTGGCGCTCCGTACGGGCAAAGACCGTCGGAACGTGCTGCAAGAGGCTGTGTATTACCGGCTCAAGGCAGACTTTGACCTTGGCGCGCAGCCTGCGGTCCGCGTGGTGAAGAAGGTCTGTGACGCCTACGCCACGCTCAGGGCGAACCTGAAGGCCGGGAACTATGGGAGGGAAGGTTCCAAGCGGCGGGTCAAGACCGAGTCCAAGCCGATCATGTTCCGCGAGGACGCCGCTCAACCGTACGACGACCGCATCCTGACGTGGAACCTCGACCGGTGGACCGTGTCCATCTGGACACTGGCCGGACGGCTCAAGGGCGTCCCGTTCGTCTGCTCGCCCGGGGCCATGAAGCTGCTCGGCTCCCGCAAGGGCGAATCCGACCTGGTGATGCGGGATGGCATGTTCTTCCTCATCGCCACCATCGACGTGTCCGATCCCGAGGTGTACGAGCCGGATGGCTTCCTCGGCGTGGATCTCGGGATCGTCAACATCGCCACCACGTCGGACGGGCAGATCATGTCCGGCCGTCAGGTGAACCGCTACCGGCAGCGGCAGCGGGACCTGCGCACCAAGTTGCAGAAGAAGCGCACCAAGTCCGCCAAGCGGCGACTGAAGAACGTCCGGCGCCGTGAGGCCCGGTACGCGACCCAGCGCAACCACATCATCGCCAAGAAACTCGTGCACACCGCTCAACGCACCTCGCGGGGTGTCGCCCTGGAAGACCTGGGCGGTATCCGGCAGAGGGTTACGGCCAGGAAAGACCAGCGGGCACGACTGCACGCCTGGGCATTCGCCCAACTCGGCGCCTTTGTCGAGTACAAGGCACGGCGAGCGGGGGTGCCCGTGGTCCACGTGGACCCCCGCAACACCTCCCGTCAGTGCTCGGTGTGCTGGCACACCCACCGCACCAATCGTGTGGATCAAGCACGGTTCGCCTGCCGGTCCTGCGGGACCGTCCTGCACGCGGACCACAACGGCTCCCGCGACATCGCCCACCGAGGCGAGGCTGTGTGGCAGCGGGGCGCAGTCAAACGCCCCCGAACTACCGCAACGTAG
- a CDS encoding ATP-binding protein, with translation MPTWRLRDFHDDDLDRAIQIWDQNQQADEAPAVFPVSEVVTTARAGGPAVVAVVGDELVGVAVAQTYGERGWITVVALASTWRNRGIGSSLIAELERRLRSQGVRRIGALLAQGATGTAALEKAGYRPRSGLVFYQKVEHLGASDAGLLAELGGRMLPGGLWGSLAGMEREKEAIERRIVLPLAQPVLAEQYGVSPPKAVILFGPPGTGKTSFARAVASRLQWPFVELFPSRLASFQEGGLATSLREAFTELTELETVVLFIDEVEEIASVRSGTAVDPSHGVTNELLKLIPGFRDHDDRLLICATNSVRSLDPAFLRPGRFDYVIPVGPPDPKARAAVWRRYLGPAAAHVDLHRLVEASEMFTPADIEFAARKGAQTAFEREVAQGKGIPIGTEDYLQAIAETRPTLTDQALNDFAEDTAEYVRM, from the coding sequence ATGCCGACGTGGCGATTGCGGGACTTCCACGATGACGACCTGGACCGCGCCATTCAGATCTGGGACCAGAACCAGCAGGCGGACGAGGCACCTGCCGTTTTCCCCGTGTCGGAGGTTGTGACCACAGCCAGGGCCGGTGGACCAGCTGTGGTGGCGGTGGTCGGCGACGAGCTGGTGGGCGTCGCCGTGGCCCAGACCTACGGCGAGCGGGGCTGGATCACCGTGGTGGCCCTGGCCTCGACGTGGCGTAACCGCGGCATCGGGAGCTCCTTGATCGCCGAGCTTGAGCGGCGCCTTAGATCACAAGGTGTCCGCAGGATCGGCGCGCTCCTCGCACAGGGGGCGACGGGAACCGCAGCCTTGGAGAAGGCCGGTTACCGCCCCCGGTCCGGGCTCGTCTTTTACCAGAAGGTCGAGCACCTCGGCGCGAGCGATGCCGGCCTCCTCGCGGAACTCGGGGGACGGATGCTTCCCGGGGGTCTGTGGGGCAGCCTCGCGGGAATGGAACGGGAGAAGGAAGCCATCGAGCGACGTATCGTGCTGCCACTGGCCCAGCCTGTGCTGGCCGAGCAGTACGGGGTCAGTCCGCCGAAGGCGGTCATCCTCTTCGGGCCGCCAGGCACGGGCAAGACCAGCTTCGCCCGAGCAGTCGCCTCGCGTCTGCAGTGGCCCTTCGTGGAACTCTTCCCCTCGCGGCTCGCATCGTTCCAGGAGGGAGGACTGGCGACCTCGCTGCGGGAGGCGTTCACCGAGCTGACCGAGCTGGAGACGGTAGTGCTCTTCATCGACGAGGTCGAGGAGATCGCCTCGGTCCGGTCCGGTACGGCGGTCGACCCCAGTCATGGAGTCACCAACGAACTGCTCAAGCTGATCCCTGGCTTCCGCGACCACGACGACCGCCTCCTGATCTGCGCCACGAACTCCGTCCGCTCCCTCGACCCTGCGTTCCTTCGGCCTGGCCGTTTCGACTACGTCATCCCCGTCGGCCCGCCGGATCCAAAGGCCCGTGCGGCGGTCTGGCGACGCTACCTCGGGCCGGCAGCCGCCCACGTCGACCTGCACCGTTTGGTGGAGGCAAGCGAAATGTTCACGCCGGCCGATATCGAGTTCGCCGCTCGCAAGGGTGCCCAGACCGCATTCGAACGCGAAGTCGCCCAGGGGAAAGGCATCCCCATCGGCACAGAGGACTACCTGCAGGCCATAGCTGAGACCCGTCCCACTCTCACCGACCAGGCACTGAACGACTTCGCTGAGGACACCGCGGAGTACGTGCGTATGTGA
- a CDS encoding DoxX family protein, producing the protein MNVFLWILQILLALVLLAAGGGKLAKPYEKTAESMPWARRFSAGQVKTIAALEVIAGLGLVLPAATGVAVVLTPLAAVGTALIMVGAVVTHARGKEWSQIGPGAVLLVIAVVIAWGRFGPYAW; encoded by the coding sequence GTGAACGTCTTTCTGTGGATCCTGCAGATCCTGCTGGCCCTCGTTCTCCTCGCCGCCGGTGGCGGCAAACTCGCCAAGCCCTACGAGAAGACCGCCGAATCCATGCCGTGGGCCCGTCGTTTCAGCGCGGGCCAGGTCAAGACCATCGCCGCGCTCGAAGTGATCGCCGGACTCGGGCTCGTCCTGCCGGCCGCGACCGGTGTCGCCGTCGTTCTCACCCCGCTCGCCGCCGTCGGCACGGCACTGATCATGGTCGGCGCCGTCGTCACCCACGCACGGGGCAAGGAGTGGTCCCAGATCGGCCCCGGCGCGGTGCTGCTGGTCATAGCCGTGGTGATCGCCTGGGGGCGTTTCGGCCCCTACGCCTGGTGA
- a CDS encoding DUF1990 family protein, with protein sequence MLRERRLHTARAAARLRAMELYDVNYRLAPGPAGDENPRRQDHWHLDTVRCPLPSENPGSPDPGGAWDIACRLVHDYQFADPRILRALYARDGRLLGRNMLLEGRFCGLRFDMPVRVTSVVDETRGTGQEAQRVWGWGYQTLQGHLEEGALVYEVIKHLHTGDVEFVITGHSRRARIGNPVVALGFILFGRMTQQRFYRKSAHRLRHLVQAELAGAAPLRVETLPGDTALALAPSRARDLGPRRPGEAGG encoded by the coding sequence GTGCTGCGTGAGCGGCGCCTGCACACGGCGCGTGCGGCGGCGCGGTTGCGCGCCATGGAGCTGTACGACGTCAACTACCGTCTGGCGCCCGGGCCCGCCGGTGACGAGAACCCTCGCCGACAGGACCACTGGCATCTGGACACGGTTCGCTGCCCCCTCCCCAGCGAGAATCCGGGGAGCCCAGACCCCGGCGGAGCATGGGACATCGCGTGCCGTCTGGTGCATGACTACCAGTTCGCCGACCCTCGCATCCTGCGTGCCCTGTACGCACGCGACGGTCGACTGCTCGGACGGAACATGCTGCTCGAAGGTCGCTTCTGCGGTCTCCGGTTCGACATGCCCGTCCGTGTCACCTCCGTCGTCGACGAGACACGAGGCACCGGGCAAGAAGCCCAGCGTGTTTGGGGCTGGGGTTACCAGACACTCCAGGGCCACCTCGAGGAAGGTGCACTGGTCTACGAGGTGATCAAGCATCTGCACACGGGGGATGTGGAGTTTGTGATTACGGGCCATTCCCGTCGGGCCCGCATCGGCAATCCCGTTGTGGCACTCGGCTTCATTCTCTTCGGGCGCATGACGCAACAGCGTTTCTACCGGAAAAGCGCTCACCGTCTGCGTCATTTGGTCCAGGCCGAGCTGGCGGGTGCGGCGCCTCTCCGCGTCGAGACTCTGCCGGGAGATACTGCCCTGGCTCTCGCTCCCAGCCGTGCGAGGGACCTCGGGCCGCGCAGGCCGGGAGAGGCGGGCGGCTGA
- a CDS encoding TetR/AcrR family transcriptional regulator produces MNSPLVPLGRPRTERADAARNREQLLATARAMVTELGVEKVTMDGLAERAGLGKGTVYRRFGTRAGIFHALLDEDEHAFQDQVLSGPPPLGPGADPENRLIAYGRARAAYLADHLAIVRASLDHKQPVPVGSPATLTRMHIRMLLGLTRPGIADLDSLAIQLTAALEGPVLLYLSAPQPTATTPGPAMADRLGDSWQALIERICRP; encoded by the coding sequence ATGAACAGCCCCTTGGTGCCGCTCGGGCGGCCCCGCACCGAGCGCGCCGACGCCGCCCGCAACCGCGAGCAGCTGCTGGCCACGGCCCGCGCAATGGTCACCGAACTCGGCGTGGAGAAGGTCACGATGGACGGCCTGGCCGAGCGGGCGGGCCTGGGCAAGGGCACCGTCTACCGCCGCTTCGGCACCCGCGCGGGGATCTTCCACGCCCTCCTCGACGAGGACGAGCACGCCTTCCAGGACCAGGTGCTGAGCGGCCCGCCGCCGCTGGGCCCCGGCGCCGACCCGGAGAACCGCCTGATCGCCTACGGTCGCGCCCGCGCCGCCTACCTCGCCGACCACCTGGCGATCGTGCGGGCCTCCCTCGACCACAAGCAGCCCGTCCCCGTCGGATCGCCCGCAACCCTGACGCGGATGCACATCCGTATGCTCCTGGGCCTGACTCGCCCCGGAATCGCCGATCTCGACAGCCTGGCGATACAGCTCACCGCGGCACTTGAGGGCCCGGTGCTGCTGTATCTGTCGGCACCGCAGCCGACGGCCACCACCCCGGGCCCCGCGATGGCCGACCGCCTCGGTGACAGCTGGCAGGCTCTGATCGAGCGCATCTGCCGGCCCTGA
- a CDS encoding shikimate kinase, translating into MQPGQYEEAADAAELRARLRHVYWIGGGSGAGKSTIARRLADHYGWRLYATDDVMRDHAGRTTPEEAPFLHEFIAMNMDERWVDRSPGIMLETFHWFRGEGFGLIIEDLLRLPQEPCVIVEGFRLLPRLVKPLLAAPEHAIWLLPTPDFRQSAIQTRSIPGEAFVWKTSDPAKASRNIAERDRMFTRRLQGEAEHLRLRTIQVDTTMTEDDLGEQVITAFGL; encoded by the coding sequence ATGCAGCCCGGACAGTACGAAGAGGCGGCCGATGCCGCAGAGCTTCGGGCACGGCTGCGGCACGTCTACTGGATCGGCGGCGGGAGCGGGGCCGGCAAGTCGACGATCGCCCGCCGACTCGCCGACCACTACGGCTGGCGCCTCTACGCGACCGATGACGTGATGCGAGATCACGCTGGGCGGACAACACCCGAAGAGGCTCCCTTCCTGCACGAGTTCATCGCCATGAACATGGACGAGCGATGGGTGGACCGGTCCCCGGGAATCATGCTTGAGACATTTCATTGGTTTCGGGGCGAGGGCTTCGGTCTGATCATCGAAGACCTTCTTCGCCTGCCACAGGAGCCATGCGTCATCGTCGAGGGCTTCCGGCTGCTGCCGCGCCTCGTGAAGCCGCTGCTTGCTGCTCCTGAGCACGCGATCTGGCTCCTGCCCACACCTGATTTCCGTCAGTCCGCCATTCAGACTCGGTCGATTCCAGGGGAAGCGTTCGTATGGAAGACGAGCGATCCAGCAAAGGCGAGCCGCAATATCGCCGAACGTGACCGCATGTTCACAAGACGACTTCAAGGGGAAGCTGAGCATCTCCGACTGCGCACCATCCAGGTCGACACCACGATGACCGAAGATGATCTCGGAGAGCAGGTGATCACAGCGTTCGGACTCTGA
- a CDS encoding DUF1990 family protein, translated as MSAPGTAWPRQVSARRRAGTLLRLPAGLLLVTWRYVWRVTALHRCEEDGDSGDVPPPLPDAFMDDRAIQRLEDGSGSMFHRTFTVRIEGSRMTPEALMNTLSRDFNRAAPFGAAVFHKTAGKAPQACAGDEYRVQMPGPWDGPVRVVHCDAVSVRLATLRGHLEAGQIEFRAAETDGLLCFQVEAWARAGDRLADLLYSRLRIAKEIQLNMWVHFCLRAAAIAKGRPRGGVSIVTRCVPHEVFAGVPNR; from the coding sequence ATGAGCGCACCGGGTACGGCCTGGCCGCGGCAGGTGTCTGCCAGACGCCGGGCCGGCACGCTGCTGCGGCTTCCCGCCGGCCTGCTTCTGGTTACCTGGCGCTATGTCTGGCGTGTCACCGCGCTGCACCGCTGCGAGGAGGACGGGGACAGTGGTGACGTGCCTCCACCACTGCCTGACGCCTTCATGGACGACAGGGCCATCCAGCGTCTGGAGGACGGTTCCGGCAGCATGTTCCACCGCACCTTCACCGTCCGTATCGAGGGCAGCCGGATGACGCCCGAGGCTCTCATGAACACGCTCTCGCGGGACTTCAACCGCGCCGCTCCCTTCGGCGCCGCTGTCTTCCACAAGACGGCCGGCAAGGCACCACAGGCCTGCGCCGGGGATGAGTACCGGGTACAGATGCCTGGCCCCTGGGATGGGCCTGTACGTGTCGTGCACTGCGACGCGGTCTCTGTTCGTCTCGCTACACTGCGCGGGCACCTGGAAGCCGGGCAGATCGAGTTCCGGGCCGCCGAGACCGACGGCCTGCTCTGCTTTCAGGTCGAGGCATGGGCGCGTGCGGGGGACCGGTTGGCCGACCTGCTGTACAGCAGACTGCGCATTGCCAAAGAGATCCAGCTCAACATGTGGGTCCACTTCTGTCTGCGCGCCGCGGCCATCGCCAAGGGGCGCCCTCGAGGAGGCGTCAGCATCGTCACCCGGTGCGTACCCCATGAGGTCTTTGCCGGGGTGCCGAACCGTTGA
- a CDS encoding arylsulfatase: MTTSTRRDPYDGFPGRIGRTFAESEPAWPTARTPGQKAPNIVVVLVDDMGYSDIGPFGSEIATPALDALAQDGVRLSNYHTMPLCSPARAALLTGLNPHRVGYAMVANSDPGFPGYGMEIAADIPTLAELLHDSGYATYAVGKWHLVRDSASNAADDRENWPLRKGFDQYYGALEGLTSLFHPHQLVRDNSPLDIDEFPDDYYYTDDITDQAISMVKSLRAHDPDKPFFLYLAHNAVHGPLQAKDEDIARHRGRYDEGWDVLRERRFAAQLTAGLFPPGTELPERNSEAGQDVPAWDSLTEEQQRLYARYMEVYAALVDNIDQNLGRLTETLDALGELDNTILVFTSDNGGTGEGGAEGTRSYFSRFVHHPALPGDWTPDVDRDPALIGGPRSLVHYPRGWGMASNTPFRLYKGHTYAGGVRVPFVLSWPKGAREGQVSPGLRTQYQYVTDIAPTLLELAGLQRPAQRRGVTLQEPDGVSLAPVLADPEHTSTHPEQYCEMTGNRSYYRDGHKLVTLHRPGTPYDDSEWALYDIRADPTEIHDLSAEHPGLVKELSAAWEKAAWRNGVFPLPDGSGALARRNPAERRLSRPLTLLPGTPELERYRSSRLVALRSFEIAVAIDETGEGVLVSHGDQGGGYSLYVEDGRLRLAYNEYGVLHESDAGPLAPGEHLVVLAATAEQGLRWSFTVSVDGEPRANPRSVHQLIGMAPFQGISVGIDRKSPVSWPLFERHRSFPFQGRLRSVTYRPGDPGPDSPETVAAALKEAAAAFE, from the coding sequence ATGACCACCAGCACCCGCCGCGACCCCTACGACGGTTTCCCCGGACGGATCGGCCGCACCTTCGCCGAGTCCGAACCAGCCTGGCCCACGGCCAGGACACCTGGACAGAAGGCACCGAACATCGTCGTCGTCCTCGTCGATGACATGGGCTACAGCGACATAGGCCCGTTCGGCTCCGAGATCGCCACCCCCGCCCTCGACGCCCTGGCCCAGGACGGCGTCCGCCTGAGCAACTACCACACCATGCCGCTGTGCTCCCCGGCCCGCGCCGCCCTCCTCACCGGCCTCAATCCGCACCGCGTCGGCTACGCCATGGTCGCCAACTCCGACCCCGGGTTCCCCGGCTACGGCATGGAGATCGCCGCCGACATCCCCACCCTCGCCGAACTCCTCCACGACTCCGGCTACGCCACCTACGCCGTCGGCAAATGGCACCTGGTCCGCGACTCGGCGTCCAACGCCGCCGACGATCGGGAAAACTGGCCGCTGCGCAAGGGATTCGACCAGTACTACGGCGCCCTGGAAGGCCTCACCAGCCTCTTCCACCCGCACCAGCTCGTCCGCGACAACAGCCCGCTGGACATCGACGAGTTCCCCGATGACTACTACTACACCGACGACATCACCGACCAGGCCATCTCCATGGTGAAGTCGCTGCGCGCCCACGACCCGGACAAGCCGTTCTTCCTCTACCTGGCGCACAACGCCGTCCACGGCCCCCTTCAGGCCAAGGACGAGGACATCGCCCGCCACCGGGGACGCTACGACGAGGGCTGGGACGTCCTGCGTGAGCGCCGCTTCGCCGCCCAGCTCACCGCCGGGCTCTTCCCGCCCGGCACCGAACTCCCCGAGCGCAACAGCGAGGCCGGGCAGGACGTACCCGCCTGGGACAGCCTCACCGAGGAACAGCAGCGGCTGTACGCCCGCTACATGGAGGTGTACGCGGCGCTCGTCGACAACATCGACCAGAACCTCGGCCGGCTCACCGAGACCCTCGACGCCCTCGGGGAACTCGACAACACCATCCTGGTCTTCACCTCCGACAACGGAGGCACCGGCGAGGGCGGCGCCGAGGGCACCCGCTCCTACTTCAGCCGCTTCGTCCACCACCCCGCCCTGCCCGGCGACTGGACCCCGGACGTCGACCGCGACCCCGCGCTCATCGGAGGCCCCCGCAGCCTGGTGCACTACCCGCGCGGCTGGGGCATGGCCTCCAACACCCCCTTCCGCCTCTACAAGGGACACACCTACGCGGGCGGGGTACGCGTTCCGTTCGTGCTGTCCTGGCCGAAGGGCGCCCGCGAGGGACAGGTCTCCCCCGGTCTGCGCACCCAGTACCAGTACGTCACCGACATCGCCCCCACCCTGCTGGAACTGGCCGGTCTCCAGCGGCCCGCCCAGCGGCGCGGCGTCACACTCCAGGAGCCGGACGGCGTCAGCCTCGCCCCGGTGCTCGCCGACCCGGAGCACACCTCCACCCACCCCGAGCAGTACTGCGAGATGACCGGCAACCGCAGCTACTACCGGGACGGCCACAAACTCGTCACCCTCCACCGGCCCGGCACGCCCTACGACGACTCCGAGTGGGCGCTGTACGACATCAGGGCCGACCCGACCGAGATCCACGACCTGTCCGCCGAACACCCCGGCCTGGTCAAGGAGTTGTCAGCGGCCTGGGAGAAGGCGGCTTGGCGCAACGGCGTCTTCCCGCTCCCCGACGGCAGCGGGGCACTCGCCCGGCGCAACCCGGCCGAGCGGCGGCTGTCCCGCCCGCTGACCCTGCTGCCCGGCACCCCGGAACTGGAGCGCTACCGCTCCTCACGGCTGGTGGCCCTGCGTTCCTTCGAGATCGCCGTCGCGATCGACGAGACCGGCGAGGGAGTGCTCGTCTCCCACGGCGACCAGGGCGGCGGCTACAGCCTGTACGTCGAGGACGGGCGCCTCCGCCTCGCCTACAACGAGTACGGCGTGCTCCATGAGAGCGACGCCGGGCCACTGGCTCCCGGCGAGCACCTCGTGGTGCTCGCGGCCACCGCCGAACAAGGACTGCGCTGGAGCTTCACGGTCAGCGTCGACGGCGAGCCGCGGGCCAACCCGCGAAGCGTCCACCAGCTCATCGGAATGGCCCCCTTCCAAGGCATCAGCGTCGGCATCGACCGTAAGTCACCCGTCTCCTGGCCCCTGTTCGAGCGCCACCGCTCCTTCCCCTTCCAGGGCCGACTGCGCTCGGTGACCTACCGCCCAGGGGATCCGGGACCCGACTCCCCCGAGACGGTCGCCGCGGCACTCAAGGAGGCGGCGGCAGCGTTCGAGTGA
- a CDS encoding LLM class flavin-dependent oxidoreductase encodes MSELAFGLDTFGDVPEDDSGRQLSYARAIRQVVDEAVLADQTGVDALALGEHHRPEYAISTPETVLAGIATRTERIRLGSGVTVLSSDDPVRVFQRFATLDALSNGRAEAILGRGSFTESFPLFGYDLADYDVLFEEKIELFAKLLEEKPVTWSGTKRASLTDADVFPKTENGLTTWVGVGGSPQSVVRTARYGFPLMIAIIGGSPTRFAPYIDLYRRATEQFGTTAHPVGMHSPGFVADTDEEARELHWPRYKVMRDRIGALRGWPPVSRAEYEREIEQGSLYIGSPDTVARKIAGAVSGLGVGRFDMIYSAGTMPVSARLRAVELYGTKVIPMVRDILAG; translated from the coding sequence ATGTCTGAACTCGCCTTCGGCCTGGACACATTCGGCGACGTCCCGGAGGACGACTCCGGCCGGCAGCTCTCGTACGCGCGGGCCATCCGGCAGGTCGTCGACGAAGCGGTCCTTGCCGATCAGACCGGCGTCGACGCACTCGCCCTGGGCGAGCACCACCGGCCCGAGTACGCGATTTCGACGCCGGAGACCGTGCTCGCGGGCATCGCCACCCGCACCGAGCGGATCCGGCTCGGGTCCGGTGTGACCGTGCTGAGCTCCGACGACCCGGTGCGGGTGTTCCAGCGGTTCGCGACGCTCGACGCCCTGTCGAACGGGCGAGCCGAAGCGATCCTGGGGCGCGGCTCGTTCACCGAGTCGTTTCCGCTGTTCGGCTACGACCTGGCCGACTACGACGTGCTCTTCGAGGAGAAGATCGAGCTCTTCGCGAAGCTCCTGGAGGAGAAGCCCGTCACTTGGAGCGGCACCAAACGGGCGTCCCTCACCGACGCCGACGTGTTCCCGAAGACCGAGAACGGGCTGACCACGTGGGTCGGCGTCGGCGGCTCGCCGCAGTCGGTCGTGCGCACGGCGCGGTACGGGTTCCCGCTGATGATCGCCATCATCGGCGGCAGCCCGACCCGGTTCGCCCCGTACATCGACCTCTACCGGCGGGCCACCGAACAGTTCGGCACCACCGCCCACCCGGTCGGCATGCACTCGCCGGGCTTCGTCGCCGACACCGACGAGGAGGCACGGGAACTGCACTGGCCCCGCTACAAGGTCATGCGCGACCGCATCGGAGCGCTGCGCGGCTGGCCGCCGGTGAGCAGGGCGGAGTACGAGCGCGAGATCGAGCAAGGCTCCCTCTACATCGGCTCGCCCGACACGGTCGCCCGCAAGATCGCGGGCGCCGTCTCGGGGCTCGGTGTCGGCCGGTTCGACATGATCTACAGCGCTGGCACCATGCCGGTCAGCGCCCGCCTGCGAGCCGTCGAGCTCTACGGCACGAAGGTCATCCCGATGGTCCGCGACATCCTCGCGGGCTGA